The Pecten maximus chromosome 12, xPecMax1.1, whole genome shotgun sequence genome includes a region encoding these proteins:
- the LOC117339732 gene encoding serine/arginine repetitive matrix protein 2-like, with translation MSTTTTGKDTEADPKVVRDILDKLKSEGLFDQFRRDCLADVDTKPAFQNLRQRVEGYVSRFLTRQVWSPNLNKNHLRDSLRRQINQSGMLATGVERVIEQVVNPKIFHVIKPKIDEVACQHLNIDPDKRKERMEFKKNQQKQNLQSLMSLSVPPPDFQQQQASQQPTPLLPQSVTPFGSPPLMAGFPQAANMWQPQTPQSSMSSYPPGMMNFPMAMPVPLPYGMPPQAFPYMANAWGGFTMPNIYTKPPGFDTPSSAGSEATVTSTNHPIPGVLGQFGVSPAIVQSPLAISSPSVSLNASIVDTPTPPKPSLPPLPPIPKTPPPPGTEEAPAIPKGVSKQEVSKSLFKEEKNILEDIPLPAMPPTPKKKEDTKQPAKRSDSESVVSDLKTSGDESSQDLTMFTTDSESLDTQFTYKTGDEDTSTGQNTAHSKEDGEAKRPYKFEWNREVDEMSELSVSSVHTSDLSLFSEGGSSSLTSDLSDDDIPAPCYSPHHGDQQSIQDQLDAEIKESELDTSQSISPKPSTSPLKVSPASSPVPMEDLTTSSSSKSETDTAVALESKTTSMTTSTEPSVTANLPNVTESAEATVPPNATETPLGVSPPKVTESSKVLSKVTDVVEDVAPRVVTPGKPRRLISLQYNYSDSDDEETREERKARIAREKEERYVQRLQRRAELEARRKDREEEKAKLREERKKSKESKKEEEPDKDLSKEEADIQIDKYPDSPEKKRKKTKAELKEELTKQKVQEKKEALRRQRTRTRRYTSDEFTSIYTEKKQPFSSQSYEELVVEEMAVEETIETETVETDFTIGMMVDITPDIDLSQGQEVTSQAQEMTSQAQEVTSQAQEVTPHGEDVAKNTNTTLSSVALEESFESPATPTQDETANENQVAVNQDTTSIPIFEVVNPTSVGLGQSVHQTRSRSKINDDIHSTSSGCAASPMSDVSDKSDAGRRTGKRKRDDSGQRQPSVDTETRGKRGRVRRSPSQTEDVAGNKLTDTEKLSSKRYDTSDLYKPHRTFRSSRRNTSSPAQVNVSKSEKAKSLLDTSPISSRSNSPVSLIGQTSPISSSSASFSSSVSHTKSKSRSRSNSSSSSGSQHSGSSQSSTKKSVSGSSSSSSVDEFGRRKRKNLKMPIDMVDFGEAARLAKSSLINVDFGEAERWVQQQGKRPGRARGGNPTRSGHPGRGGAVPQGRGQWHGTGSWGFPMDGSSGTSPPQSPQKHFYTFEHQMPIEKPTSPHSQFSKEDTPPHGWQNTSPPHRRVPRPESPPYPYPYRGRDTPPLPGYSRQRSESPVYRSGSPGYRSGSPAYRRPSMESPPHYRSPSPPQKRPHARSKMSPSPTSRPMGHIQRAISPDDCIETISSSSGSFDDPPSPTRRSQLSVSPTHHHVIRGRRATSPSPGPVRGQRSPSPPLHLPTRGPPSPGNHPVTRGPSSPSSPSLRQVVRGPRSPSPPHLSLRGQRPPSPSSRPLSRGQVSPSAIDSPPLPKRHHPSSPPSRPLTRGQRVVSPPYMEEAIPPTRALRSQRPPSPPMMSQRLRNKHTAPDRFSPPPIQRETRRQRPPSPPPPTRFNTTKKVKR, from the exons ATGTCAACGACGACGACAGGAAAGGACACAGAAGCTGATCCAAAGGTCGTGCGCGACATCCTCGATAAGCTGAAATCAGAAGGACTCTTCGACCAGTTTCGCAGAGACTGTCTTGCCGATGTTGACACAAAG ccTGCCTTCCAGAATCTGCGACAAAGGGTAGAGGGCTACGTATCACGCTTCTTGACACGCCAAGTATGGAGTCCAAACCTCAACAAGAACCATCTCAGGGACAGCTTGCGACGCCAGATCAACCA GTCAGGAATGCTGGCTACTGGTGTGGAAAGAGTGATAGAACAGGTGGTTAATCCTAAGATCTTTCATGTGATCAAACCAAAGATTGACGAGGTGGCATGTCAGCACCTCAACATTGATCCTGACAAGAGGAAAGAACGAATGGAATTTAAGAAAAATCAGCAGAAACAGAATTTACAAAGTCTAATGAGCCTGAGTGTTCCTCCCCCag ATTTTCAACAGCAGCAAGCAAGTCAGCAGCCAACTCCCCTCCTGCCTCAATCTGTCACTCCCTTCGGTAGTCCCCCTCTGATGGCAGGATTTCCTCAAGCTGCCAATATGTGGCAGCCCCAGACTCCTCAGTCCTCCATGAGTTCCTACCCACCAGGAATGATGAACTTTCCTATGGCCATGCCTGTGCCTTTGCCTTATGGAATGCCTCCACAGGCATTTCCATACATGGCAAACGCCTGGGGTGGATTCACCATGCCAAATATCTATACCAAACCCCCTGGTTTTGATACCCCTTCCTCTGCGGGCAGTGAAGCAACGGTGACTTCCACGAATCATCCGATCCCTGGGGTGCTCGGTCAGTTTGGGGTCAGTCCAGCTATTGTCCAGAGTCCACTAGCTATATCGTCACCATCAGTATCACTCAATGCTAGCATTGTGGATACCCCTACGCCACCAAAACCAAGTCTGCCACCCTTACCCCCGATTCCAAAAACTCCCCCACCCCCAGGAACAGAGGAGGCTCCTGCCATCCCCAAAGGCGTGTCTAAACAGGAGGTCAGCAAGTCTCTGTTTAAGGAAGAAAAAAACATCCTTGAGGATATTCCTCTGCCGGCCATGCCTCCCACACCCAAGAAAAAGGAGGATACAAAACAGCCTGCAAAGAGATCTGATAGTGAGTCAGTCGTTTCTGATTTGAAGACCTCAGGCGATGAGAGTTCTCAAGatctgacaatgtttaccacAGACAGTGAGAGTTTGGACACACAGTTT ACCTACAAGACGGGCGATGAGGATACCAGCACTGGTCAGAACACAGCCCACTCCAAGGAAGATGGTGAAGCAAAGCGTCCATATAAGTTTGAGTGGAATCGTGAAGTGGATGAGATGTCAGAATTGTCGGTCAGTTCTGTCCACACCAGTGACCTGTCACTGTTCAGTGAAGGTGGCTCAAGTAGTTTGACAAGTGACCTGTCAGATGACGACATACCTGCACCATGCTACAGTCCACATCATGGCGACCAACAATCAA TACAAGACCAGCTTGATGCAGAAATCAAAGAAAGTGAACTGGACACCAGTCAAAGCATTTCTCCTAAGCCATCCACATCACCATTGAAGGTATCACCAGCCTCGTCTCCCGTACCAATGGAGGACCTCACAACATCCTCCTCATCCAAGTCAGAAACAGACACAGCTGTCGCTCTGGAGTCCAAAACAACATCTATGACCACTTCAACAGAACCATCTGTGACCGCAAACTTGCCAAATGTCACAGAATCTGCAGAGGCCACAGTACCGCCAAATGCTACAGAAACTCCTCTGGGTGTAAGCCCACCAAAAGTCACAGAATCTTCCAAGGTTTTATCTAAGGTGACAGATGTGGTGGAGGATGTAGCACCCAGGGTTGTGACACCTGGAAAACCACGGCGTCTTATATCTCTACAATACAACTACAGTGACAGTGATGATGAAGAGACAAGGGAGGAACGCAAGGCTAGAATC GCACGTGAGAAGGAAGAGAGGTATGTTCAGCGGTTACAGAGGAGGGCTGAACTGGAAGCCCGACGTAAGGATCGAGAGGAAGAGAAGGCTAAACTACGAGAGGAGAGAAAGAAGTCCAAGGAAAGCAAGAAAGAAGAAGAACCAGACAAAG atttGAGCAAGGAGGAGGCCGATATTCAAATTGATAAGTATCCGGATTCTCCagaaaaaaagaggaaaaagaCTAAAGCAGAATTGAAAGAAGAACTCACCAAGCAAAAAGTGCAGGAGAAAAAGGAAGCCCTCCGACGGCAGCGAACCAGGACTAGGCG GTACACATCAGATGAGTTCACCTCTATCTACACAGAGAAAAAACAACCATTCTCCAGTCAGAGTTACGAAGAATTAGTCGTTGAAGAAATGGCGGTGGAGGAAACAATAGAAACAGAAACTGTGGAGACAGATTTTACTATAGGGATGATGGTTGATATCACTCCTGATATAGACCTGTCTCAAGGACAGGAAGTGACCTCACAAGCACAGGAAATGACCTCGCAAGCACAGGAAGTGACCTCACAAGCACAAGAAGTGACACCACATGGGGAGGATGTTGcaaaaaatacaaacacaacTTTAAGTTCAG TTGCGCTTGAAGAAAGTTTTGAATCGCCTGCTACTCCCACTCAGGACGAGACAGCAAATGAAAACCAGGTGGCTGTCAATCAGGATACCACCTCTATACCGATATTTGAGGTCGTAAACCCCACCTCTGTAGGACTAGGTCAATCTGTCCACCAGACAAGGTCTCGTAGCAAAATCAACGATGATATTCACAGCACTTCATCAGGTTGTGCAGCCAGCCCTATGAGTGACGTCTCTGATAAATCAGACGCTGGACGCCGCACTGGTAAACGAAAGAGAGATGACAGTGGCCAAAG ACAGCCGAGTGTtgacacagaaacaagaggcAAGCGTGGACGTGTCCGACGTTCCCCATCTCAGACTGAAGATGTGGCAGGCAACAA ATTGACAGACACAGAGAAATTGAGTTCTAAGCGGTATGACACATCTGACCTTTACAAACCTCATCGGACCTTTCGTAGTTCCCGACGTAATACTTCTTCACCAGCGCAGGTTAACGTGTCCAAATCTGAAAAAGCCAAGTCGTTATTGGACACAAGCCCAATAAGTTCAAGATCGAACTCACCTGTTTCTTTAATTGGACAGACTAGTCCTATTTCCTCTTCATCAGCCTCGTTTTCATCCTCGGTGTCACACACAAAATCtaagtcaaggtcaaggtcaaactcTTCATCTTCATCTGGGAGTCAACACTCAGGAAGTAGTCAATCCTCTACCAAAAAATCAGTTTCTGGTTCCTCCTCGTCGTCATCTGTAGATGAGTTTGGGCGAAGAAAACGGAAGAATCTGAAGATGCCAATTGACATGGTCGACTTTGGTGAGGCAGCTAGGTTGGCTAAAAGTAGTCTGATCAATGTTGACTTTGGTGAAGCAGAGCGCTGGGTGCAACAGCAAGGCAAAAG ACCAGGACGTGCTCGAGGTGGAAATCCAACAAGGTCTGGTCACCCAGGACGAGGAGGAGCAGTCCCACAGGGAAGGGGACAATGGCATGGTACAGGGTCCTGGGGTTTTCCCATGGATGGATCATCAGGGACATCGCCTCCCCAGAGTCCACAGAAACACTTTTACACATTTGAACACCAAATGCCAATTGAAAAACCAACCTCACCCCACTCCCAATTCTCTAAAGAGGATACCCCTCCCCACGGCTGGCAGAATACCTCCCCTCCACATCGTCGGGTACCTCGGCCAGAGTCTCCACCTTACCCCTACCCCTACCGGGGGCGGGACACTCCACCGCTTCCTGGCTATTCTAGGCAAAGGTCAGAGTCGCCTGTGTATAGGTCAGGGTCACCAGGTTATAGGTCAGGGTCACCAGCCTATCGACGACCAAGTATGGAGTCGCCTCCTCATTACCGGTCTCCCTCACCTCCTCAAAAGAGACCACATGCACGGAGCAAGATGTCACCATCACCCACATCACGACCTATGGGCCACATTCAAAGGGCAATATCTCCTGATGACTGCATTGAAACCATTTCCAGTTCGTCAGGTTCATTTGACGATCCTCCATCTCCCACCAGAAGGTCTCAGTTATCGGTATCTCCTACCCACCATCATGTAATTCGAGGACGTCGAGCCACATCTCCCTCCCCGGGGCCTGTGAGAGGCCAAAGGTCACCATCTCCACCTCTGCACTTACCTACAAGGGGACCTCCCTCACCAGGGAACCATCCTGTCACTAGAGGGCCATCATCTCCGTCTTCTCCCTCTTTAAGACAGGTTGTCAGAGGACCAAGGTCTCCTTCCCCTCCCCACCTCTCCCTTAGGGGACAAAGACCCCCCTCCCCTTCATCTAGACCTTTGAGTAGAGGACAGGTTTCCCCATCAGCCATAGATTCACCCCCTCTTCCTAAACGTCACCATCCTTCATCACCACCGTCCAGGCCTTTGACCAGAGGACAAAGAGTAGTCTCACCACCTTATATGGAAGAGGCGATTCCACCTACCAGGGCACTGAGGAGCCAGCGTCCTCCCTCACCTCCAATGATGTCACAACGACTACGCAATAAACACACTGCCCCTGACCGCTTCTCACCACCACCCATCCAGAGGGAAACAAGAAGACAGAGACCTCCTTCACCCCCACCTCCCACACGGTTCAATACAACCAAAAAGGTCAAACGCTGA